GCGCAGTCTTCCGACAGCAAGTCTTCGGGCGTGGAATCTTCGAACAGCGAATCTGCGGAAAATGAATCCTCCAGCAGTGAAGTTGTAGACGATGTGGATCGCGACTCCACGGTTTACAAGATGTTCGAGTGGCTTGAATTTGACTCCGGCAGGGTGGAGATAAATGCCGTCAAGTTCACTTTCGACAGATATGCTGTTGCCAGTACCGAAGTCACGCAGGAGGCCTTTGTGGCGGCGATGGGCGGCATGCCCGAGCAGCCGCAAAAGGGTGACGACTACCCCGTGGTGAATGTCTCCTGGTTTGATGCGGTGCTTTTTTGCAACGAACTCTCGAAGATGATGGGCTTCGATACGGCGTACACCTATTCGTCCGTGGGTAGCGAGAACTTCTTGAAGGATGTCGAGATTGACTACGGCGTCGAGGCCTTCCGCCTGCCTACAGAAATCGAGTGGGAAATCGCTGCGCATGGCGGTTCAAGTTCCAAGTACTACTGGGGCAACGAAGTAGCCTCGGACTACGTGTATTACGGACAAACTACGGGCCCGGTTGAGGTGGCGAGCTACCCCCCGAATCCCTACGGACTTTACGACATGGCGGGCAACGCCGCCGAATGGGTGAACGACTGGTACGGTACGTTCCCGACAAAGGATATGGACAATTATACGGGTGCATCGAAGGGAACTGCCCGCGTTGTGCGCGGGGGAGGCTGGAGTGACCCCATCAAGGACTGCGCTCCGGATGTCCGTGCGAAGAAGGACCCGCTCTACACTGCTATGACACTCGGATTTCGCGTGGTATACTCGAAAGGGTTCTAGGACCGCCCGCGAAATTTTTTAGATTGTCGTTTATATGAAGAAACTCTTTTTTACGGGCCTTCTTGCGGGCCTATTTTCGCTGTCCATGCTTGCTGGCTGCGAAAACGAGAAACCGGCTCCCTTGCCGGACTTACCCAAGGTGGAACTCCCTAAGGGCCTTGCCGGCCTGTATTCGGGCCGCCTCCCGTGCGATAACTGCAAGGTACGCATGGTGCGCATGGAACTTGCCGAGGACAGTACCGTTTCGGTGATCGAGACCGTGCTTACGGATACGGCGAAGACCGATACGCTGCAGGGCAGGTACACGCAGAATGCGAACGTGATTTCTGTAGAACTGGGCAACGGAGCGAAATGGAATTTCGCTCCGGGCAATTCCGGCGCCCTCTCGCTATTGACCGGCGCGGGCACGGTATACAAGGACGAGAACGGCTTGCCCGCCGACCTGATCAGGATTATCAACAAACCGAAGACTGAAGGAGAGAAGAAATAATGCAGGCTAGGACTTTGATTATTGACGACGAGCCGCTTGCGCGCATGCGCCTCCGCTCGCTATTGGAAAAGTATACCGAAGACCTCGAGATTCTTGACGAGGCAGCCTCGGGCAACCAGGCGATTTCGAAGATAAACGACCTCGTCCCCGACGTGGTGTTCCTGGATATCCAGATGCCCGACATGGATGCGTTCGAGGTGCTCAAGAACATCGACGAAGATGCGATGCCGCTTATCGTGTTCACGACCGCGCACGAGAACTTCGCGCTCCGCGCCTTCGAGGAGAACACGGTGGATTACCTGCTGAAGCCGGTGGACCCCGAACGCCTTGACGCTACGATGGAAAAGCTGCGCAAGCGCCTGCCCGCCGTGGTGGAGAGCCAGCAGATGCCCGCGGATTTCTCGTGGGACAAGTTCCGCTCTCTCATGGCGATGGGAGACCAGTACCTGCAGCGCATCCAGGTGAAGATCGGTGACCGCATACTGCTCGTGAACGTGGACGAGATTATCCGGTTCCACAGCGAGGAGAAGTACACGACCGTCTACACTCCCACGAACCAGTACATTATCGATACTCCGCTCGTGGACCTCGAGAAGAAACTTGACCCGCGTCAGTTCGTGCGCGTGCACAGGGCTCACCTCGTGGCTATCGACTACATCGCCGAAATCCGCAAGACGGACATGAGCCGCCTGAACGTGGTGCTGCGCGACAAGGACCATACGCAGATCCTGGTGAGCAGGAACTTCGTGAAGAGTGTCCGCAATCTGTAATTCTGGAATTTATATGGAAGACAAACCGAAAAAGTTTTCGATTGGCAAATTTCTCAAGGCATTATCGCGGGAAATCATTGTCCCCATCGTGCTTGCACTTATCGTTATCCAGTATGTGATACAGGCGTTCCAGATTCCGAGTGAGTCTATGGAAAAGTCCTTGCATACCGGCGACTTTTTGCTGGGGCTCAAGTTTACCTATGGTTCGCCGATACCGTTTACGAACCAGCATTTCCCCGGCTATACTGAACCGAAGCCCGGCGATGTGGTGATATTCCGTTACCCGGGGGAACCTGAATACCCCGACAATAATCCTGCGCGCTACACGCACCTGTTTAACGCGCTGATGTTCGGAAACTTCTACTGGGACCACGAACCCGAAGATGGCCAGCCGCACTTGGTGCACTATGCGGACGGCCCGAAGGACTACATTAAGCGCTGCGTTGCAGTGAGCGGTGATACGGTCGCTATTCACGAAGGCCGCCTTTACATTAACGGTGTAAAGCAGGATACTATCCCGGGGCGTGGGCAGTGGACGGCTACATTCCGCACGAAGTCTTCGCCGAGGGACGAGCGCGAAACGTTCGTGGTGCCGAGTGTAGGCGATACGTTTGCGATAGACACGATGCCGCTCGAAAAACTCTGGTGGTTGCGTTCCATTATTTTGCAGGAGAATCCGGATAGCCATGTAGAGATGGAAATTTCGCTCTTGCGCGATGGCGTGGAAGACAACAACTTTGAATTCAGTGACTTCAAGGTGCCGGTGGAAAGTGAACGCGGCATGCTCCTGAACGCGATGTTCACGCGCAACAGGACGGTTGTCCAGAAGAGGCTTACGCAGGGCGATACCGTGAGCGGTGCGATGAGTTTCTCGTACTTCCGCGAACTGGCGAAGATTGGGTTCCTGCCGCTGCTTGACCCGCATGCAAAGGGCGGCTTTACGCGCCAGGTGAGCTATGTCGGGTTCGAAGGTTCTATTCTGCGTGACCTTGAAGGCAATGTCGCGATGCTCAATGCTCCGGCAGTTGTCGATAGCGCCGCTGCTGTGGATAGTGCCTCTGCTACGCCGGTGGATACTGCGCAGGCATCCTTACAGGCAGATACAGCGCAGGTCGCGCAGTCGCAGCCGCGCCTCGAGATTCGCCGCAGGATTCTGGTGGATGGCAAGCCTATCGACAGCTATGTAATCAAGACTCCGCTGTTCTTTATGATGGGCGACAACCGCGACAATTCTGCGGATAGCCGCTACTGGGGCTTTGTGACGCTCAGGAATATCCGCGCGAAGGCGTCGGTTATTTACTTCTCGTTCGAAAACGACGACCAGGCGTTCAGTTTTGGCAATCCATTTACCTGGTGGCGCATTCCTTTCCGTATTCGCTGGTCGCGCATTGGCAAGTTTATCCCTTTGATTTAACGGTTAGTCTGTAATGAAGTTGCGTTACCCTGCTTTCGCCCTGTTGCTTGCTCCGGTGCTTGCCTGCATCGCTCTGCTGGCATGCGCGACGCAGGTTGCACCGGGCGGCGGGCCTGAAGACAAGCTTCCGCCCCGCGTTGCCGCCGTATACCCCGCGCCGAACACGACGAACCATCCCGAGGAACTCTACGTGAAGCTGGAGTTCGACGAATGGATCAATGCGTCGGTCCCGCGCGGCGCCGTCTCGATTTCGCCGCCGGTGGACGGGAAGATGAAATTCACCGTGAGCGGCCGTACGATGGAACTTACATCGAGGGCGCTGCTCGATTCGGGAACTACCTACACGGTCACGTTTGCAGGCGGCATCAAGGACCTGCACGGCAACGCGCTTGCCAAGCCGTTCCATGTGGTGTTCTCGACGGGCGACCATATCGATTCCCTCACGATTACGGGCCGCGTTCTGGTGAACGACTCGATGGCCCGCAAGAAGACTTTCCCGAGTATCGGGCTCTTTTTGATGGGGCCCGAGCGCGAAGGCCGCCGCTACCTGGAAAAATACCGCGATACGGTGACCAAGCAGCTGGATAGCCTCCCGATGCTTGCGAAGGAGCCGCCGCTGTTCGTGACCCGCGCGGACAGTGCAGGTAACTTCACGCTGACCGGACTCAAGCCCGGACGCTACCGTGTGGTGGCGTTCGTGGACGAGAACGGTAACCAGAAGATTGAGCCCGCGAACGAGCTCGCGGGCGTATGGACGAACGACCTCGTGCTTACCGAGGAGAGCACCGACACGCTGTGGGTGCCGCTGACCGACCACGATACGTCGGCGCTGGAACTGGAATCGGTGTCGCAGCCGTTTGCCCGCGTGCTCGAGGCGAATTTCTCGCGGTCGGTGTTCTTTGATTCCGCATTCGCCGATACCGCGAACTGCTGGCTCACATACCCCGACGGGAGCACGGTGCACCCGCACTACATCTACATGGCCGCCTCCGGTAAAAAGCCGCAGTTCTACTTTGATTCTATCCCCAAGCCGGAACTTACTTACAAGTTTGCCTGCAAGGCCGCGAAGGATTCACTTTCTAGGGCACTCGATTCGGCGCATGCCGAGGTGGAGTGGAGCTGGGTCGACAAGCCCGCCGATACGCTTGCGCCCGCGATTGCCAGCACCAAGCTCCTGTCCATGGCGAAGTCCGTTTTCCCGGGCGATACGCTGGTCATCGCCTTCAACAAGCCCGTGGATTCGCTCGTGAACACGTACCATGTGGTGCTGAACAAGGATACGACCGCGGTTACCATGAAGCGCATCGACCCTATCCGCTACATGGCAGTGCGTGCGGAGCCCTGGCCCACCGATGCGACGATTGATTTCTTGGAAGGGTACAAGGATACGACTCTCGCGAAGGCCGATAGTAACGGCGTGCGCGATACGGTTATCACGACGAAGTACAACAGGCTGCTGCGATTCGAGACGGTTCCCAAGATCAAGCTTGCCTCGCTCAAGGGGAAACTTGTGCGTGCGAACCCGGGCGTGACGGTACGCCTGCTCTCTATCGATACGAAACGCCCGTACTTTACCAAGTGCGACACGGACGGGAGATTCGCCTTCGACAACCTGATGGAAGGCAAGTACTTTATTGATTATTACTATGCGGAAGAGGGCCGGAATACGCCGGATGGCGGCTCACTCTCTCCGTTCAAGTTTGGTAGGCCCTGGCGTGCGCCCAACGATACGGTCCGCGTTTCCAACGGTGAAAACGTGTTGGAAAAGCTGTTGCCGGATTTGCCCGCGTTGCCATGATTTTTGAGGATGTTGCTATGGAAAAGATACCTGCATTTGTCGCGGTAGACCTGGAAACCACGGGTCTTGAATTTGACAAGGACGAAATCATCGAAGTCGCCCTCGTCCGGTTCGAGAACGGCGTGGCGACAGAGAACGTGGATTACCTTGTCAAGCCCGGTTCTGCCGTGTTGCGCCCGTTTATCGAGAGCCTCACGGGCATTACCAATGCGGATATCGCCGATGCCCCGGACTTCGCGAGTGTCGCAGGTAAGATTTGTTCGTTTATCGGTGACCTGCCGATTGTGGCGCACAATGCCACGTTTGATTCCAAGTTCCTCAAGAATACGATGGAAAAGGTCGGCATCCCGTTTGAACATGCCGTCTGGGATTCACTTACTTTGTCTAGAATTGCCTTCCAGGATGTGCCGAACCACCGCCTGGATACGCTCACGCAGGAACTGAACATCGAGCGCAGCCGCGCCCACCGCGCCCTCCCGGACGCCGAGGCCTGCGGAAAGCTGTTCGTGATGTCCTATGAAAAGATCGCGAAGATGGATGCGTGGCTGCTTGCTGCGCTGACCCGCGTTGCCGAAGGCTCCGACTGGGAAATGCTCTTTGGCGCCAGTAAAAAGGCGGCTGGCGACAAGCCCGCAGAATTGCCGGTGCCCACGTTCGCGATGCCCGAGAAGGCAGCCCCCTCCGGTGCGCTTGCCCGCTCGAGAATGC
The sequence above is drawn from the Fibrobacter sp. UWR2 genome and encodes:
- a CDS encoding SUMF1/EgtB/PvdO family nonheme iron enzyme, with the translated sequence MIYGATHKLTLAGVFASLLFALAACTVDGDPVSVEPVSHGGKHLSSSAQSSDSKSSGVESSNSESAENESSSSEVVDDVDRDSTVYKMFEWLEFDSGRVEINAVKFTFDRYAVASTEVTQEAFVAAMGGMPEQPQKGDDYPVVNVSWFDAVLFCNELSKMMGFDTAYTYSSVGSENFLKDVEIDYGVEAFRLPTEIEWEIAAHGGSSSKYYWGNEVASDYVYYGQTTGPVEVASYPPNPYGLYDMAGNAAEWVNDWYGTFPTKDMDNYTGASKGTARVVRGGGWSDPIKDCAPDVRAKKDPLYTAMTLGFRVVYSKGF
- a CDS encoding copper resistance protein NlpE N-terminal domain-containing protein; the protein is MKKLFFTGLLAGLFSLSMLAGCENEKPAPLPDLPKVELPKGLAGLYSGRLPCDNCKVRMVRMELAEDSTVSVIETVLTDTAKTDTLQGRYTQNANVISVELGNGAKWNFAPGNSGALSLLTGAGTVYKDENGLPADLIRIINKPKTEGEKK
- a CDS encoding LytTR family DNA-binding domain-containing protein, encoding MQARTLIIDDEPLARMRLRSLLEKYTEDLEILDEAASGNQAISKINDLVPDVVFLDIQMPDMDAFEVLKNIDEDAMPLIVFTTAHENFALRAFEENTVDYLLKPVDPERLDATMEKLRKRLPAVVESQQMPADFSWDKFRSLMAMGDQYLQRIQVKIGDRILLVNVDEIIRFHSEEKYTTVYTPTNQYIIDTPLVDLEKKLDPRQFVRVHRAHLVAIDYIAEIRKTDMSRLNVVLRDKDHTQILVSRNFVKSVRNL
- the lepB gene encoding signal peptidase I; its protein translation is MEDKPKKFSIGKFLKALSREIIVPIVLALIVIQYVIQAFQIPSESMEKSLHTGDFLLGLKFTYGSPIPFTNQHFPGYTEPKPGDVVIFRYPGEPEYPDNNPARYTHLFNALMFGNFYWDHEPEDGQPHLVHYADGPKDYIKRCVAVSGDTVAIHEGRLYINGVKQDTIPGRGQWTATFRTKSSPRDERETFVVPSVGDTFAIDTMPLEKLWWLRSIILQENPDSHVEMEISLLRDGVEDNNFEFSDFKVPVESERGMLLNAMFTRNRTVVQKRLTQGDTVSGAMSFSYFRELAKIGFLPLLDPHAKGGFTRQVSYVGFEGSILRDLEGNVAMLNAPAVVDSAAAVDSASATPVDTAQASLQADTAQVAQSQPRLEIRRRILVDGKPIDSYVIKTPLFFMMGDNRDNSADSRYWGFVTLRNIRAKASVIYFSFENDDQAFSFGNPFTWWRIPFRIRWSRIGKFIPLI
- a CDS encoding Ig-like domain-containing domain gives rise to the protein MKLRYPAFALLLAPVLACIALLACATQVAPGGGPEDKLPPRVAAVYPAPNTTNHPEELYVKLEFDEWINASVPRGAVSISPPVDGKMKFTVSGRTMELTSRALLDSGTTYTVTFAGGIKDLHGNALAKPFHVVFSTGDHIDSLTITGRVLVNDSMARKKTFPSIGLFLMGPEREGRRYLEKYRDTVTKQLDSLPMLAKEPPLFVTRADSAGNFTLTGLKPGRYRVVAFVDENGNQKIEPANELAGVWTNDLVLTEESTDTLWVPLTDHDTSALELESVSQPFARVLEANFSRSVFFDSAFADTANCWLTYPDGSTVHPHYIYMAASGKKPQFYFDSIPKPELTYKFACKAAKDSLSRALDSAHAEVEWSWVDKPADTLAPAIASTKLLSMAKSVFPGDTLVIAFNKPVDSLVNTYHVVLNKDTTAVTMKRIDPIRYMAVRAEPWPTDATIDFLEGYKDTTLAKADSNGVRDTVITTKYNRLLRFETVPKIKLASLKGKLVRANPGVTVRLLSIDTKRPYFTKCDTDGRFAFDNLMEGKYFIDYYYAEEGRNTPDGGSLSPFKFGRPWRAPNDTVRVSNGENVLEKLLPDLPALP